GGCCAGCGGGATCAGGGAGTTGCGGAACGCGTGCCGCGTGATGACCTTGCGCTCCGAGACACCCTTCGAGCGGGCCGTGCGGATGTAGTCCTGGTTCAGGACGTCCAGCATCGAGGCGCGCGTGTAGCGGGTGTAGCTGGCGACCGAGATCAGCGTCAGCACGATCGTCGGCAGGATGAGGTGAGTGGCCGCGTCGATGAAGTGGCCCCAGTAGGTGGTCTCGAAGTTCGGCGTCACCGACCCGATGGTGGGGATCGGGCGGGGCTGCACCTTCAGGTAGGCGCCCCAGTTGCTGAGGGCCAGGTCGATGAGCGCCACGACGGACGCCACGACGGCCAGCCCGAGCGAGGCGCTGATGGCCTGCTTGCGGGAGAAGCCGCCCCACGCATAGCCGGCGACCAGCGCGACGACGATGGCCGCGAGGAAGCAGACCAGCAGCAGGCCAGTCGACGGGGCCTTCATGAGCATGCCGCGCGTCAGGCCGTAGCCGATGATGGCGACGATGCCGGTGGTGGCAACAGCGTTGCGGACCCGGACGTTCTTGAAGCCGGACGTCAGCACGATGACGATGGCGGCGGCCGCGACGACGAGGATGGCGAAGATCGGCAGCCCGATGGCGGGGCGGCGGAACCACTGCACCTGGTCGAAGTAGACCATCGCCCCGGCGAACACCACGGCGGCGACGGCGAAGCTGATGAGGCGGCGCTTCCAGGGGCCGCCGATGGCGGCGACGAGCAGGAAGGCCAGCACGAGGGCTATCACGGCTATGGATGTCGGGGTGAATCTCGCGTCGACGATCCAGTTGTTGAACTCGATGGCGGCGTAGTGCTTGAGCATCACCGCGGCCCAGAAGACGGGCAGGGAGAAGAAGACGAAGGCGGCGAAGGTGACGCCGTAGTCGAAGCCGCTGTACTGGCGGATGGCGGTGACGATACCCAGCGTCACGCCGATGACGATGGCCAGCAGCGTCGCAAGAATGACCAGCCGCAGCGTGGCACCCGCCGCGCTGGCGACGAGGTCGTTGACGCTGCGTCCCTGGATGTCCTTGCCGAGGTCGCCCTGGGTGATCAGCCCCTTGAGCCACGACCAGTACCGCTCGTACCAGGTGTCCTCGAGCCGCATCGCAGTGATGCGCTGCCTCATGAGGTTTTCCCGGTTCGGCGCGTTCGACTCGCGCAGATCGGCGAGAGGGTCACCCGAATTGATGGTCAAGACGAACATCAAGATGGATCCCAGGAACAGGATGAGCAGCGAGATGCCCAACCGTTTCGCGATGTATCTGATCACTCGTAGGTCCTTATGGTTTGGGTTCGGCCGGT
The DNA window shown above is from Tessaracoccus defluvii and carries:
- a CDS encoding ABC transporter permease is translated as MIRYIAKRLGISLLILFLGSILMFVLTINSGDPLADLRESNAPNRENLMRQRITAMRLEDTWYERYWSWLKGLITQGDLGKDIQGRSVNDLVASAAGATLRLVILATLLAIVIGVTLGIVTAIRQYSGFDYGVTFAAFVFFSLPVFWAAVMLKHYAAIEFNNWIVDARFTPTSIAVIALVLAFLLVAAIGGPWKRRLISFAVAAVVFAGAMVYFDQVQWFRRPAIGLPIFAILVVAAAAIVIVLTSGFKNVRVRNAVATTGIVAIIGYGLTRGMLMKAPSTGLLLVCFLAAIVVALVAGYAWGGFSRKQAISASLGLAVVASVVALIDLALSNWGAYLKVQPRPIPTIGSVTPNFETTYWGHFIDAATHLILPTIVLTLISVASYTRYTRASMLDVLNQDYIRTARSKGVSERKVITRHAFRNSLIPLATIVAFDFAALIGGAVITETVFGWQGMGNLFKVGLDRVDPAPVMAFYLVTGTAAVTMNLVADIAYAFLDPRIAR